DNA sequence from the Marinilongibacter aquaticus genome:
ACCATGATGGTCTCGTAACCGCATTCTTTGGCTGCCAACACACCGTGCACGCAAGAGTAATCGAATTCGATACCTTGGCCAATTCGGTTAGGTCCTGAACCCAAGACCAAAATTTTCTTTTTGTCAGAAACAATCGACTCGTTGTCGGGTTGTTCGTGCTTCACATTGAATGTGCTGTAGTAATATGGCGTTTCAGCCGCAAACTCAGCTGCACAAGTGTCTACACATTTGTAGGCACGAATAATGCCCAATTCATGTCTTTTCTGAGCGACCTCACTTTCCAAACAGCGTAGAAGGTGGGCAATCTGCCGATCACCGTAACCCTTTTGTTTGGCTTCCAAAAGAAGCTCATAAGGCAAATTATCCAAACGGAATTTCTCAATACGCTTCTCCAATTTGATCACATCCTCGATTTGGTTCAGGAACCATTTGTCGATTTTGGTCAACTTTTGGATAGTGTTGAAAGAAAGACCTGCTTTGAAAGCATCGTAAATATGGAACAGCCTATCCCAAGAAGGGTGTTCCAAACTTTCTTTTAATTTATCTTGATCGCGAAGTTCGCGGCCATCGGCACCAAGTCCATTACGGCCAATTTCCAAAGACTGACAGGCTTTTTGAAGGGCTTCTTGGAAGTTTCTACCAATGCCCATCGTTTCGCCCACCGATTTCATTTGCAAGCCCAATTTCTGGTCTGCTCCTTTGAATTTTGCGAAATTCCAACGCGGTACTTTTACGATAACGTAATCAATTGCGGGCTCGAAGAAAGCTGAAGTGCTTCCTGTAATCGGGTTGATGAGTTCATCCAAATTGTAGCCGATCGCCATTTTTGCGGCAATTTTCGCAATGGGGTAACCTGTGGCTTTCGAAGCCAAAGCTGAAGAACGGCTTACCCTTGGGTTGATTTCGATACCGATCAGCTTGTCTGATTCTGGATCGAGTGCAAATTGTACGTTACAACCACCCGCAAACTGGCCAATGCCGTTCATCATTTTGATGGCCATGTCACGCATTTGCTGGTACACGGTATCCGGTAGTGTCATGGCAGGAGCCACGGTGATAGAATCACCCGTGTGCACACCCATGGCATCGAAGTTTTCGATGGTACAGATGATGACAATATTGCCCAAACCATCACGCAGAAGCTCGACTTCGTATTCTTTCCATCCTAAAATGGATTGTTCGATGAGTACTTCGTGCACGGGAGAAGCATGCAGACCGGCGTTGAGGGCACGATCAAAGTCTTCCGCAGAGTTTACGAAACCACCACCGTATCCACCCAAGGTGAAAGATGGGCGAATAACCAAGGGGAAACCAATTTCTTGGGCGATTTCTTTTCCTTCTAAGAAAGATTTGGCGGTACGGCCTTCGCACACATTGATACCGAGCTCATTCATTTTCAAGCGAAACTTCTCACGGTCTTCCGTAGTTTGAATCGCATTGATATCCACACCAATGATTTCGACATTATACTTTTCCCAAAGACCTGCTTCATCGCATTCTATGGCTAAGTTCAGGGCTGTTTGCCCGCCCATAGTTGGCAATACTGCATCAATAGGTCTACCCATTTCTCGGTGTTTCACCAAGATTTCCTCTATGTATTTCTTTTCAAGAGGCTTTAGGTACACATGGTCAGCGTTCAGAGGGTCGGTCATGATCGTGGCCGGATTGGAATTGATCAGCGATACTTCAATTCCCTCTTCTCTTAGTGATCTTGCTGCTTGGGAACCTGAATAGTCGAACTCACAGGCTTGTCCGATTATGATTGGCCCAGAGCCAATGATAAGGATGGACTTCAGATTGGTATTTTTTGGCATTTTTTAGTGAAGAAATTTCGATTTGTACATCGAAGCCCAAAGTTAATACATGTTTCACAAACAGACGGAATATTACTCGGCTTTTTGTATAAATCCGCTAGAAATTACAGATTTGAGGCTCGAAAATTGGATTTATCCCGTAGAATTTATTTCTTTTGTCGTCCTTTAAAAAGAGATATGCTTTCCTTAAAGAAAATCAAAGTCACGTTGCTTACAATGTGCATGGTATCGCACATATTGCTGGCTCAAGACAAAATTGCCATTTTGCCTGCTTCGAGTCCGCGTCAACTGCAGGTACGTGTGGTTTCAGGAAACCGCGTGCTCTCCAACGAAAGTTTTATTACTGCCAACGACAGAAAAATAGAGATCAGTGCGTATTCTCGAGAGGGTGTTTTGCTCGATATTCCCGAAGTTCTGGTCGATATTGTACGCGGCGGACGGAAAATCGCCTCGAAAAAAATGAAACGGAATATGGAAATCGACAAGATGTTGGCCGATGCTCAGCCAGGCGACATTTTCAGGTTTGTGGTGCCCAAAGTCTATATTCGAAATGAAAAGGACGAATTTGAATTGTATTCCAGCGGCCGTATGACCTTCATGTACGAATACAGGCCTTAAATGTTCGCAGGGTCCAAAGGATCGATCAATAAAACATCTTCTTTCTCTACCAAAACTTGGCCATCAGGGCTACCTTTTACTTTTCTGACAAACTTTTTGGGTGTATAAATGACGGGCACCAAACTGTCTGTTCGCCGTTTGGAAAACCAAGCCGCCAAACCCGCGGCCCTTTCGAGTACAGGTTTTGGGATGGTTTTCCCCGGGATTTGCTTAATGACCACATGCGATCCACTGACATCTTTGGCATGTAGCCAGAGGTCGTTTTTGTGGGCATGTTTCAAGGTCAACAGGTCATTGTTTTTGGCACTTTTTCCCACATAAATTTGAAAACCCTCCAGTTGAAAGTGTTTGAACAACTCGACGACATTCTCTTTTTTGCTACTCTTTTTCTGTAGTTTTTCAGTTTTTAAAAGATTTCGCAGCGACCGTAGGTCGTTTTGTTCATCAATCTGTTCAATTTGTGCGGTGATTTGCTCAAGTTCTTCACTGCGTTTTTCGATGTTTTCAATCAGTTTGTCCTGCTCTACTTTTTCCCTTTTGGCTTTTCTGTAATAGGCTTCTGCATTTTTTTGAGCAGAAATTTTGCTTTTCAATTTTATCTGTATCGGTTCGCCCGTGTGAAAATCGGGTAAACTGATTTCGGAAGCTTGTTCAGGGATTTCGTGCAGGTAGGCCATAATTAAATGCCCCATCTCCTGATTGCCCGGGCCAGAAAGCACTTCATCCAGTCTTTTCTCTGTTTTTCGTATATAACCTTCCGTTTGCTTTTTCTTTTGCAAAAGGGTTTTCAAAGCGGCTCTTTTTTCAATTTCGAATTGCAGCCTTTTTTGCTTTTCGATATAGAATCGATTAACGGCGGCTATCGGATCGTCGAAGGTTTCTAAAACTTGGCCAAAAGGCAAGAGCGAAAAATGCAGTTCGTCTTTCCAATCAATGAAATGGAACTTTCCGGATTGCAATTCTTTGGCGATTGCTTCACAGAGAGCCCAGTTTTTCTCAAGGTTTTCGCTTTTCTTTTGTTCAAAATAGGCTTTTGGTATTTTTCCCCATGTGGGAAAAACGCGGTTAATGTTTTGTCCTTCGCTTTGAAAATGAGTGAAATCACTGTCGATTTGCCGATTGAGAGCCGCTTTCTCTATTTCCATATCATCGGGTAATCTGTGGTTGAAAATGGAGATTGCGTTGTCGCCCTCAAATAAAATCACGTTTGACCTTTGCCCAAAAAGCTTGAAAACCAGACAATAGTGTTCGCCCAAATTCACGCCAATCGCTCTTTCGTTTTCGAAAACAAAAATATCCTGTGCGGGCAAATGTAAAATTTCAGGAAAGAGATCGACCGAGTTTTGTCGAGCTCGGTGAAAGGTCTCGGAAAAATAGAGACCGCCAAATTGAGAAGACACTGCACATTTGATGTAGAAGTCCTCTTTTTGGTTGGCAAAGCCCAAGACAAGCTCATCCTTTTCCTGACTGAAACAGGCAAGTAGTTCTTTCCCGAGGAGTACGGGTTTTAAAGCAACAACCAGACGAAGAAAGAAATGATAATTATTGTGCACTGTTTTGGGCTAAAGAATGCAAAGAAAAGCAAAGGGAGACGATTAAGAAAAAAAGTACAGATTTAAGGCCCTAAAATCTTATATGCTCACCCTTTTTCCAGTTTCTGCCGCCCTATAAATGGCATCCATCACTTTCAGATCGCGTAAACCTTCGTATCCACTGATGTGATCGGGGAGGGGCTTTTCGGCCAAAATATATTGAGCTATTTTGTCCATTTGCACTTGCTGTTGGTTGGTTTGCGGGAAATCAAACTCGGCTTGGTTTGACCGTCCGCGAAAGGGGCCGTAGCTTATGGCAGGGCTTAACTCAAAATGACCTTGGCTGGCCGAGGCATAGAGGCGATCGATACCGTATACGTAGGATGCGGTGGACGTGGCGACGGCTTTGTTTTCGAAATGCAACTGCCAATACAAGGTTTCTTCCACTTCTTTAAAAAGCTCGGGGAAATGTTTGGGGCCGTATTCCGCTTTCACCGATACGGGCTCCAAACCAGTAATGTAGCGTGCGGCCTGTACACAATAAACACCGAGGTTTTGAAGTGCTCCGCCACCAGCCAGTTTTTTGTTCAAATGCCAATCGTTTGGATCGGTTTGCTCGATATTGTAACCAAGCGATGCGTCTACCAAACGCACCTCGCCCAGCACTTTTTCTTGCCCCAGTCGCATCATTTCCATGTTGTAAGGTTCAAAATGAAGCCGATAGCCCACGCCCAACTGCACACCGGCTTTTTCGCAAGCCTCGATTATCACTTTACAGTCTGCCGCATTTGTTGCCATTGGTTTTTCTACCATCACATGTTTGCCTGCTTTGGCGGCCCGCACGGCGTATTCCATGTGCATACCATTGGGCAGCACAATGTAAATGAGGTCGATTTCTTTGTTTGAGGCGATCTCATCAAAATTTTGATAGTTGTAGATGTTCCGCTTTGGAACATTGTACTTTTTGCCCCATTCTTCTTCTTTGCTTGGCGTACCCGTAACCAAACCCTTGAGTTCGCAATGCGATGAAACCATTATGGCATCGGCCAAAAGTCTGGCATATCTGCCCAAACCCACCAGTGCGACACGTAATTTTTGTGCTTTGGCTTTAGGAAATTGCATGCCGATTGGGAGGACAATCGAACTCATGGCCATGTTCCGAATAAAATCTCTTCTTGTAGGCATAAGGTGTATTTTTTAGAAAGTTACGCCTCAAGGAATTGAATGAAGTTGGATTTTCGTTTGTCGGATGATTTTCTTTATGAGTGGTTTTATAGAAAAGATCAAGCCTCTTGTGTTGAACAGGAGGCTTGATCTCGAAGAGGTGAATTGCGTCAACAGTTTCGAATGAAAGATTTTAGGCCATTAGGCATTTTCAATAAGGGAACCGTTTTCTAGGGCATTTTGCAGGATTTGGGAATAACGAAGGGCAACATCGTTTTTCACTATGGCCTTTTTGGGGAAACTGGGAAGCCAGGCCATATCGCTCGTTTCGGTTCGTTTTACTCCGATATCTGCCCGCACAGAGTTTATTTTTACTTGATACTCGTCCATAGACTTAGTAAAGTAATGGTTCAATTGAATCGTGTCCATCGTGTATTTTTTTGAAACGGGCGGCGATGCTTTAATGAATCCGCCTTCTGCATTGCGTAAAAAGCGGAACGGCTTCATTTGAGGAGCGTGGGGGTTCAAAAAGGTTTTGACGTGTTTGGGCTGCACGATACATTTTATATAGTCGTGTTGAAAACCTTCTGAATAAAGGTAATTCTCAAAAAGCCTTCCGGAGTTTGGTTTTTGAATGTGCGGCTTGGGGCCAAAAAACAACCAGTTGATTCCGATTCCCGCTTGATTTTTACGCTCATGCAAAAAATCGAATAAGGTATCGTGCTTGTGGCAAACCACATACTCATCGATATCGAAAAAGCAAGTGAAGTGTGTTTGGTGCCCGTAATTTTCCACAAAATGATTGTAGGCCGCCAATTGCATTTTCAATCCCGGAAAGGGAATAAAGCTTATCAATTTTAACAGATGGGGAGCATTTTCGGCTAGTGTTTTTTGCAAGGGGATTTCCGAATCATTGTCGTAGATGTAGAAATGCTCGACTTTGTGACAATGATGATAAAATTCGATGAATTCTTGTAAATAGTCGTTTTCGTTTTTGGCAATGGCCGTTAAGGCCAAAAAGAATTTTTGGTTAGACATGTTTGTAATGGCAGGTTGGCTATGGGCCTGCTCTGGATTTTTAGGTATAGAAAATGAGAAATAAACAAAATGGTGTGTGCACGTATTCGTCTCGGCAAAGTGGTTGTTCGCTTTTTGAGCACTTTAAATGCAAAGAGCCTGCCAATTCAAAATTGGCAGGCTCTATTATATAAAGGAAGTTTACACCAACATTCTTGCTGGATCTTCCAAGAGTTGCTTCAAGGTAACCAAGAAAGCGGCTCCAGTGGCTCCGTCCACTACGCGGTGGTCGCAAGTCATGGTTACTTTCATGATGTTTGTGGCATAAAATTCACCGTTTCTCACGGCAACCGTTTCTTTGATGCCGCCAACAGATAGAATACAAGATTCGTTTTTCGGGTTGTTGATGATCGAGGTGAATTGCTCAATACCAAACATACCCAAGTTGCTTACGGTGAAAGTATTGCCTTCCCAATCTGCTGGTTGAAGTTTTCCACTTTTGGCTTTTCCGCCCAGGTCTTTTGTTGTAGCGGCCAATACAGAAAGGGGCAATGTGTCCGCAAAACGAATTACAGGCACTACCAAACCGTCTTCGATGGCTACGGCCATACCAATGTGTACGTGATGATTTCTGTGAATGTGGTCGTCACGCCAAGAGGAGTTAACATTCGGGTGTTTGCGTAGAGCTACACCGCAAGCTTTTACCACCAAATCGTTGAAAGATATCTTCACAGGAGAAATTTCATTCATCGAAGCACGAGCTTTCATGGCTTTGTCCATGTTGATTTCCATGGTAAGCTGGAAAGTTACCGCACTCGACTGAGAAGCGGCCAAGCTTTTGGCGATGGCCTTACGCATTTGCGACAATTTGATTTCTTCAGACGATTCTGTACCTGAAGGCATGGCCAATACGGCACCACTTGCAGCTACTGGAGCAGGAGCTGCGGCGGGTACAAAATTATCGACATCGGCTTTGATGATTCGTCCACCTTCTCCAGAACCCGATACGGCCTGTAGATCGATGCCTTTTTCTTCGGCTAAACGCTTGGCCAATGGAGAGGCCAAAATTCTACCGTTTGAATTGCTGCTGCTTACAGGTTGGCTGCTTGCTGCGGCAGGAGCAGAGCTTTTGCTCGGTTCTTCTGCTTTCGGAGCGGGAGCCGCTTCGGTTTTCTCTTCAGCTGCTGGAGCACTTGAGGCCGCGGCATCGGCTTTCAGCAAAGTTTCGTAATCGGCTCCTTTTTCGCCGATCACTGCAATTACAGAGTTTACAGGAGCGGCATCGCCTTCTTTCACACCGATATAAAGCAATTCGCCATCTTCATAAGATTCGAGCTCCATTGTTGCTTTATCCGTTTCGATTTCGGCCAAAATATCTCCTGAGCTCACACTGTCGCCTACTTTTTTCAACCAGCTGTGAATCACACCTTCTGTCATGGTATCGCTCAACAAAGGCATTTTTACCAATTGAGCATTGATACCCGAAGTGTCAATTTTTTCTGCTGGGGCTGCAGCTGGTGTTTCAGATTTTGCGGGCTCTTCGGCTTTTGCTTCCGCGGCAGCACCATCTCCTTTCAATAAGCTTTCAAACTCTTCGCCTTCATCGCCTACAACCGCAAGAATGCCGTTCACAGGCACGGCATCTCCCTTTTGTACACCAATATACAATATAGTACCGTCGTAGTACGACTCCATGTCCATTGTGGCTTTGTCTGTCTCCACTTCGGCCAGGATATCGCCTGAACTGACTTTATCTCCAACTTTGACATTCCATGCGGCGATTACCCCTTCTTCCATGGTATCGCTCATCTTGGGCATTCTGATTACCTCAGCCATAATTATTTTCTAGGATTTCTTTAATTCTATTCTGGTTTTCAAAAATAAGAGATCAATTTAAAACGGGCTGCCTGAAACTTAATTAATTTTCAAAACGGCCATAAATGCTTCTTGCGGCACCTCTACAGAGCCAATTTGACGCATTCTTTTCTTCCCTTTTTTCTGTTTTTCCAACAATTTTCTTTTTCTCGAAATATCACCACCGTAACATTTCGCGGTCACGTCTTTTCGCATGGCACGCACGGTTTCGCGTGCAATCACTTTGGCCCCAATGGCCGCTTGTATCGCAATTTCGAACTGCTGACGCGGCAGGAGCTCTTTGAGTTTTTCGCAGAGTTTTTTTCCCCATTCGTAGGCTTTGTCGCGGTGCACAATTGCCGACAAGGCATCCACTGGATCGCCATTGAGCAGGATGTCGAGTTTCACCAAATGCGACTCTCTGTAGCCCGACAAGCTATAGTCTAAAGAAGCATAACCTCTCGAGATCGATTTTAGTTTATCGAAGAAATCGAAAACCACTTCGGCCAAAGGAATTTCGAAAGTCAATTCCACACGGTTTGAAGTCAAATACACTTGGTTTTTGATGATGCCGCGTTTGTCCATACACAATGTAATGATGGCTCCCACATAATCGGATGCCGTGATAATCTGTGCATTGATAAAAGGTTCTTCCAAACTGGCGAACAAGTTTGGATCGGGCATTTCAGACGGAGCAGAAACAGGCAGGCGTTCGCCTTTTTTCATGTTGGCGAAAAAGCGTACCGAAGGCACCGTGGTGATTACCGTCATGTCGAATTCACGTTCCAAACGCTCTTGCACGATTTCCATGTGCAACATGCCCAAGAAACCGCAACGGAAACCAAATCCCAACGCGGCAGAGGTTTCGGGTTCCCACACCAAAGACGCATCGTTCAATTGCAGTTTTTCCATCGCTTCACGCAATTCTTCAAATTCGGAAGTGTCTACGGGATAAATCCCCGCAAAAACCATGGGTTTTACTTCTTCAAACCCTTTGATTGGAGTAGCCGCGGGTTTGTTCATGTGCGTGATGGTATCACCCACTTTTACCTCTCGGGCTACTTTTATTCCCGAAATCAAATAACCCACGTCTCCGGTATGGATAACGTCTTTGGGTTCCTTTTTCAATTTCAGACTGCCGATTTCGTCGGCTTCGTACTCTTTTCCCGTGGCCATGA
Encoded proteins:
- the lepA gene encoding translation elongation factor 4: MKNIRNFCIIAHIDHGKSTLADRLLEFTGTVTQREMQAQLLDDMDLERERGITIKSHAIQMDYKFEGETYTLNLIDTPGHVDFSYEVSRSIAACEGALLIVDAAQGIEAQTISNLFLALEHNLEIIPVINKIDLPGAMIEEVKDQVVDLIGVDPDDIVLASAKEGIGITDILEAIVHRIPSPKGDPNTELQGLIFDSVFNSYRGIEVIFRVKNGSIRKGDKVKFMATGKEYEADEIGSLKLKKEPKDVIHTGDVGYLISGIKVAREVKVGDTITHMNKPAATPIKGFEEVKPMVFAGIYPVDTSEFEELREAMEKLQLNDASLVWEPETSAALGFGFRCGFLGMLHMEIVQERLEREFDMTVITTVPSVRFFANMKKGERLPVSAPSEMPDPNLFASLEEPFINAQIITASDYVGAIITLCMDKRGIIKNQVYLTSNRVELTFEIPLAEVVFDFFDKLKSISRGYASLDYSLSGYRESHLVKLDILLNGDPVDALSAIVHRDKAYEWGKKLCEKLKELLPRQQFEIAIQAAIGAKVIARETVRAMRKDVTAKCYGGDISRKRKLLEKQKKGKKRMRQIGSVEVPQEAFMAVLKIN
- a CDS encoding 2-oxo acid dehydrogenase subunit E2; translation: MAEVIRMPKMSDTMEEGVIAAWNVKVGDKVSSGDILAEVETDKATMDMESYYDGTILYIGVQKGDAVPVNGILAVVGDEGEEFESLLKGDGAAAEAKAEEPAKSETPAAAPAEKIDTSGINAQLVKMPLLSDTMTEGVIHSWLKKVGDSVSSGDILAEIETDKATMELESYEDGELLYIGVKEGDAAPVNSVIAVIGEKGADYETLLKADAAASSAPAAEEKTEAAPAPKAEEPSKSSAPAAASSQPVSSSNSNGRILASPLAKRLAEEKGIDLQAVSGSGEGGRIIKADVDNFVPAAAPAPVAASGAVLAMPSGTESSEEIKLSQMRKAIAKSLAASQSSAVTFQLTMEINMDKAMKARASMNEISPVKISFNDLVVKACGVALRKHPNVNSSWRDDHIHRNHHVHIGMAVAIEDGLVVPVIRFADTLPLSVLAATTKDLGGKAKSGKLQPADWEGNTFTVSNLGMFGIEQFTSIINNPKNESCILSVGGIKETVAVRNGEFYATNIMKVTMTCDHRVVDGATGAAFLVTLKQLLEDPARMLV
- the carB gene encoding carbamoyl-phosphate synthase large subunit codes for the protein MPKNTNLKSILIIGSGPIIIGQACEFDYSGSQAARSLREEGIEVSLINSNPATIMTDPLNADHVYLKPLEKKYIEEILVKHREMGRPIDAVLPTMGGQTALNLAIECDEAGLWEKYNVEIIGVDINAIQTTEDREKFRLKMNELGINVCEGRTAKSFLEGKEIAQEIGFPLVIRPSFTLGGYGGGFVNSAEDFDRALNAGLHASPVHEVLIEQSILGWKEYEVELLRDGLGNIVIICTIENFDAMGVHTGDSITVAPAMTLPDTVYQQMRDMAIKMMNGIGQFAGGCNVQFALDPESDKLIGIEINPRVSRSSALASKATGYPIAKIAAKMAIGYNLDELINPITGSTSAFFEPAIDYVIVKVPRWNFAKFKGADQKLGLQMKSVGETMGIGRNFQEALQKACQSLEIGRNGLGADGRELRDQDKLKESLEHPSWDRLFHIYDAFKAGLSFNTIQKLTKIDKWFLNQIEDVIKLEKRIEKFRLDNLPYELLLEAKQKGYGDRQIAHLLRCLESEVAQKRHELGIIRAYKCVDTCAAEFAAETPYYYSTFNVKHEQPDNESIVSDKKKILVLGSGPNRIGQGIEFDYSCVHGVLAAKECGYETIMVNCNPETVSTDPDISDKLYFEPVFWEHVYDIIQHEKPEGVIVQLGGQTALKMAEKLTKYGIKIIGTSWEALDLAEDRGRFSEKLVELGIPYPKFTTVRTSDRAVEMSKELGFPLLVRPSYVLGGQSMKIVINEQELEQHVVKILNEIPDNNILLDHFLEGAVEAEADAICDGEEAYIIGIMEHIEPAGIHSGDSYAVLPAFDLSEKVMAQIEDYTKRIAIALDTKGLINIQFAIKDEQVYVIEANPRASRTVPFICKAYQEPYVNYATKVMLGEKMVKDFKFEPVKKGYAIKIPVFSFHKFPNVNKELGPEMKSTGEGIYFIDDLRDEYFLKVYKERNMYMSR
- a CDS encoding glycosyltransferase family 2 protein; protein product: MSNQKFFLALTAIAKNENDYLQEFIEFYHHCHKVEHFYIYDNDSEIPLQKTLAENAPHLLKLISFIPFPGLKMQLAAYNHFVENYGHQTHFTCFFDIDEYVVCHKHDTLFDFLHERKNQAGIGINWLFFGPKPHIQKPNSGRLFENYLYSEGFQHDYIKCIVQPKHVKTFLNPHAPQMKPFRFLRNAEGGFIKASPPVSKKYTMDTIQLNHYFTKSMDEYQVKINSVRADIGVKRTETSDMAWLPSFPKKAIVKNDVALRYSQILQNALENGSLIENA
- a CDS encoding Gfo/Idh/MocA family protein; translated protein: MPTRRDFIRNMAMSSIVLPIGMQFPKAKAQKLRVALVGLGRYARLLADAIMVSSHCELKGLVTGTPSKEEEWGKKYNVPKRNIYNYQNFDEIASNKEIDLIYIVLPNGMHMEYAVRAAKAGKHVMVEKPMATNAADCKVIIEACEKAGVQLGVGYRLHFEPYNMEMMRLGQEKVLGEVRLVDASLGYNIEQTDPNDWHLNKKLAGGGALQNLGVYCVQAARYITGLEPVSVKAEYGPKHFPELFKEVEETLYWQLHFENKAVATSTASYVYGIDRLYASASQGHFELSPAISYGPFRGRSNQAEFDFPQTNQQQVQMDKIAQYILAEKPLPDHISGYEGLRDLKVMDAIYRAAETGKRVSI
- a CDS encoding NFACT RNA binding domain-containing protein encodes the protein MHNNYHFFLRLVVALKPVLLGKELLACFSQEKDELVLGFANQKEDFYIKCAVSSQFGGLYFSETFHRARQNSVDLFPEILHLPAQDIFVFENERAIGVNLGEHYCLVFKLFGQRSNVILFEGDNAISIFNHRLPDDMEIEKAALNRQIDSDFTHFQSEGQNINRVFPTWGKIPKAYFEQKKSENLEKNWALCEAIAKELQSGKFHFIDWKDELHFSLLPFGQVLETFDDPIAAVNRFYIEKQKRLQFEIEKRAALKTLLQKKKQTEGYIRKTEKRLDEVLSGPGNQEMGHLIMAYLHEIPEQASEISLPDFHTGEPIQIKLKSKISAQKNAEAYYRKAKREKVEQDKLIENIEKRSEELEQITAQIEQIDEQNDLRSLRNLLKTEKLQKKSSKKENVVELFKHFQLEGFQIYVGKSAKNNDLLTLKHAHKNDLWLHAKDVSGSHVVIKQIPGKTIPKPVLERAAGLAAWFSKRRTDSLVPVIYTPKKFVRKVKGSPDGQVLVEKEDVLLIDPLDPANI